Proteins encoded within one genomic window of Thunnus maccoyii chromosome 22, fThuMac1.1, whole genome shotgun sequence:
- the c22h20orf27 gene encoding UPF0687 protein C20orf27 homolog has translation MAAAKKSCAKAGGVRFSEKPPAASASSHVHFDEKLHDSVVMVTPEDDGNFMVKVGFLKTQHRYEITFTLPEVPALGKDVCPAPVPSPHLRITDITPAPEGGLKVTCEYMAQQEGVLCEEVQLLSETNEDICVKVKVHARVMDRHHGTPMLLEGVRCIGVELEYDSEQSDWQGFD, from the exons ATGGCTGCTGCTAAGAAGA gTTGTGCAAAGGCAGGAGGTGTGCGCTTCTCAGAGAAACCTCCTGCTGCCAGCGCCTCATCACATGTTCACTTCGACGAAAAGCTGCATGACTCTGTCGTCATGGTGACTCCAGAGGATGATGGCAACTTCATGGTTAAG GTTGGCTTCCTAAAGACGCAGCACCGTTATGAAATCACGTTCACGTTGCCTGAGGTCCCGGCTCTGGGGAAGGATGTGTGTCCAGCGCCAGTACCCAGTCCACACCTCCGGATCACTGATATTACACCCGCACCGGAGG GAGGTCTGAAGGTAACGTGCGAGTACATGGCGCAGCAGGAGGGAGTTCTGTGTGAGGAGGTGCAACTGCTGAGCGAGACCAACGAGGACATCTGTGTCAAGGTCAAAGTTCACGCCAGAGTCATGG ATCGTCACCACGGTACACCCATGCTGCTGGAGGGAGTTCGCTGCATCGGGGTGGAGCTGGAGTACGACTCTGAACAGAGCGACTGGCAAGGATTTGACTGA